In one Corynebacterium bovis DSM 20582 = CIP 54.80 genomic region, the following are encoded:
- a CDS encoding sensor histidine kinase has protein sequence MTRRSQGVQEPQGSPESPRPDRFWWERCDAWTPCARLREVVGRIPPGAVETVIATAFVALDVWHAVRPDAAPVFFSAALIVAIAFTPRLPRIMTVLFLVTFVTYVVTTVHFQMLMFLPMLLIELLASRGRFVLTAVVVPVIAVFTFYDVSDAEGFVVEPTAIIVWIVVTTLALVTGRVRWGIRAQRTQLTREREVDLRSQRLAIASDLHDSVAKSLTSIVMRAEALALNPSTDPGTAGELRKISEAGRRSMEELRAMLSLLSQSDRARVQRRVTTPGLMETLTAITVELEGAGLDVDSTVRGVETLDHDFSSEALQMANKILVEAATNAAKYTPRHGVVSLRAERRDGGPGAGGAGEVVITMTNPIDRGVKKRYMTSGLGLPAMTSRAKTVGATVTTSQHKGQWTTTLRLPRVTNPTP, from the coding sequence ATGACACGCCGGTCACAGGGGGTGCAGGAGCCGCAGGGGTCACCGGAGTCCCCGCGCCCGGACCGGTTCTGGTGGGAGCGCTGCGACGCGTGGACCCCGTGCGCGCGGCTCCGCGAGGTCGTCGGGCGGATCCCGCCGGGCGCGGTGGAGACGGTCATCGCCACCGCGTTCGTCGCCCTCGACGTGTGGCACGCGGTCCGCCCGGACGCGGCCCCGGTGTTCTTCTCCGCGGCGCTCATCGTCGCGATCGCGTTCACCCCGCGCCTGCCGCGCATCATGACCGTCCTGTTCCTCGTGACGTTCGTGACCTACGTCGTGACGACGGTGCACTTCCAGATGCTCATGTTCCTCCCGATGCTGCTCATCGAGCTGCTCGCGTCGCGGGGGCGGTTCGTCCTCACCGCCGTCGTCGTGCCGGTCATCGCGGTGTTCACCTTCTACGACGTCAGTGACGCGGAGGGGTTCGTCGTCGAACCCACCGCGATCATCGTGTGGATCGTCGTGACGACGCTGGCGCTCGTCACCGGGCGCGTGCGGTGGGGTATCCGCGCCCAGCGCACCCAGCTCACCCGGGAGCGGGAGGTGGACCTGCGCAGCCAGCGGCTCGCGATCGCCTCCGACCTCCACGACTCCGTGGCGAAGTCGCTGACCTCGATCGTCATGCGGGCCGAGGCGCTCGCGCTCAACCCGTCGACGGACCCGGGGACCGCCGGTGAGCTGCGGAAGATCTCGGAGGCGGGCCGCCGGTCGATGGAGGAGCTGCGGGCGATGCTGTCCCTGCTCAGCCAGAGTGACCGCGCGCGGGTGCAGCGGAGGGTGACGACGCCGGGTCTCATGGAGACACTCACCGCGATCACGGTCGAGCTCGAGGGGGCGGGGCTCGACGTCGACTCCACGGTGCGCGGCGTCGAGACCCTCGACCACGACTTCAGCTCCGAGGCGTTGCAGATGGCGAACAAGATCCTCGTCGAGGCGGCGACGAACGCCGCGAAGTACACCCCGCGCCACGGGGTCGTGTCCCTGCGCGCCGAGCGGCGCGACGGCGGGCCGGGCGCCGGGGGCGCGGGGGAGGTCGTCATCACGATGACGAACCCGATCGACCGGGGCGTGAAGAAGCGCTACATGACGAGCGGCCTCGGGCTGCCGGCGATGACGTCCCGGGCGAAGACGGTGGGGGCGACGGTGACGACGTCCCAGCACAAGGGCCAGTGGACGACCACCCTCCGCCTCCCCCGTGTGACGAATCCCACACCGTGA